GATCCTGCAATCCGATCCCGCCAATGTCCACATCGTCGATGAGAATCTTTCCCTTCTCTGCTTCGAGCGCGCGGAAAAGCGCAAGGGCAAGCGAGCTCTTGCCAGCACCAGTCCTGCCGACCACGCCCACTTTCTCGCCGGGCAGAATCTTGAAGCTGATGTTCTTCAAGACGAAGTCAAAGTCGCTGCGGTAGCGCGTGCTGTAGTCGATGAATTCCACCGAGCCCTTGCTTGGCCAGTTCGGCTCCGGTCGGTTATCCTCGACAATGGAGTCTGCCTCCTGGTCAACATCCAGGTACTCTTTCACTCGCTCGACGGAGTTCATGTTCTGCTCGTTCACTGCATACAATCGCACGAACCACAAAACATTCTCCGTGAAGGTCACAGCGTAAGTCAAGGCGAGACCAGCAGCCCCTGCATCAATCTTCCCAACGCTGGAAATGACAAATGCTCCTGTGATGAAGGCGACAAGAGCACCGACAAAATCGACGCGGAAGGACAGCCATCTGTTCGACGCCCAGAGGAAGATGAATGGACGAGAGTGCGTGTTGACTTGGTTCAGATTATCACGGATAAAGCGACGTTCGTCGCCGTAGGCGCGGATCGTTGTCATGCCGGAAAGCGTCTCGCCGAATTGCTGATACAGAGGACTGCGCTGCACGGACTCCAATCGCTTCAGATCTCTTGATGCGTTGATGTACACTTTCCCGATGACGATGTAAATGGCCGTGATGAAGACCGCGGCGATGAGGAAAGCCGGTGTGATGACCGAAATCAAAATCACGATTGTGAGGACAGAGAAGAGACAGTGCACCACTCCGACCGCCACTGGGGCAACTTCTTGGTCCAGCGCCTCGATGTCCTTGGAGAATCGATTCATGATCTGACCCAGTGGCGTCGAATCGAAGAAGCGGAACTTGGCGTGGGTGACTCTGGTCATCAGCTGTCTATGGATCCGCTTAGAAGCCATGAGCGACCCAGCGAACAGCACACCTTCACGAAGAAGTGTAACGAGCATGTATCCGAGGCCGAGGGCGGCGTAAACTCCAAGGTAGTAACGAACATTGACATCGGAATTGACAACCTTGAAGCTGCTCAAGTCCTCGGCCTGCTTTGTCCAGAAAGGAATGTTCCAGTTGCAAGATCCAGTCCGAAGACAGTTGTAAGAACTGCTGATGCCACCTCGTACGTGGGTCACTGGCGATGTATGTATCCCAGCGGTTGACAGTGCCGACTCGGTCCCGGTATACGAATTGGCCCATTGTCTGATCCACACGTTGGTGGCAACTTGTGAGACTTGTTGCAGGGCGAAGCAAAGAGCTGCGACTATCCAGTAGAAGGCTCCTCCCATATAGCGAAGGTACATCAGGATGATTGAGAGTTTGACGGCACCGACGGCCTTGGTCTCGGAATCGACTGCTTTGTTCATGCCAGGAATATCCTTCGATATCGCAGAAGTCAATGGGTCGCCAAATGGTGTTCCGTTAGTCTCCGTGTTGCGTCTTGACATGTTGCTGTTGGCCGTTCCGTTCGGCTCGCTGTCgatctcgtcctcgtcgtgaGCCAGATCGGACGGGACCCTTGAAGGAAGAGCCGAAGCCGGACGCGACGGAGGCGCAGAAGCAAATTTGCTGATGTCTTCAGCCAATTTGCCAGATCCAACAACTTCACTTGCGCTGCCTTGTGCGGTCACCCTACCATTGTCCAAGACGACGGCGAATTTGGCGTGTGGCAATGCCAGAACTGCATTGTGTGTGACGAGGATGCAGGTACGGTTGTACATCAGAGGTCCCATCAGCGCTTTATCGAAGATCCACTTGGCTGTATGCGAATCGACAGCACTGAGAACATCGTCCATGAGAACGTGGCGGGCATCACAGTACAGTGCTCTTGCGAGGCTGATTCGCTGCTTCTGGCCTCCAGAAAGCGTGACTCCCTTCTCACCAACGAGCGTCTGATCGCCAGAGTCCAGGATCTCCAGATCTCGCTGAAGGGAGCAGGCCACAATGACATCCTTGTATCGCCTCGCATCCCACTTGCTCGCGAAAACGATATTGTCTTTGACGGTGCCGTTGACAAGCCATGGTTGCTGCGCGCAGTATGCGACACTTTCTGTCAGGCCAGTGTTAGGATCGCGCTTGAGGTCTTCCCTGCTACGGCCACCGGGAAGATGGACCTGGCCCGCCAGTAGCTTCATCTCTCCGAGGAGAGCCATCAGCATGGACGTCTTGCCGCTTCCTGTAGGCCCGACAATGACATTGAGCTGGCCCACGGTGAAATTCATATCCAGGTCAATCATTTTGAAGTCGTCATCGTCTTTGCCGCCCCAGCTGAAAGTTCCGCGCTCGAAGCCAATCAAAGGCTCACCATTTTCGTCGCGTTCGTGACTCTGCAACTGGATGTATTTGTCCGTCTCGGGTTCATTCAAGTACTCCTCAATTCGATCGACAGAGACCTTCGACTCTTGAACGTGAGCGACCATGTCTGCCAACTGATCCAGCGGGATTCGCAGCAGACTAAACAGCGAAAGCGCCGTGAAAGCAATCGACGGCACAAGGGCTTTCTTTTCCACTAACGTGTAGAACATGAAGGTGAAGAATGTGATCAGAATCGGAGCACCGGACCAGATGGTAGCTGCCGCCGACCAGACAATGAACCGGTTCCGCAGATGTCTCATCTCGACTACGCGCTTCTCGTCGACCGACGCGAGGAATCTTTGCTCCCAAGCAAAATACTTGATGATGCGGACGTTGGTCAAAACCTCGTTGGTGACGTGAATCCTGGCATCTGTTGCGGCCAAGATCTTCTTCTGCACCGAGGTGAACTGTTTCGCAATGTACATGTTGACGGGGAAGAGGAGCGCCATCATCCCAATGCCGACAAGACTACTGGTACCCAGAAAGAGATACAGTAGACCAACTGCGAGGCCGAATTGGACGGGAGTCTCGGCCCAGAGAAAGTGGAGGTATGAGCTGATCTCGGCCACCTTGAAGGAGTCGACAGCCATCAAATTGATGATCGCGCCCGAGGTCACTTGAGACTCATCCACGGGGTCTGTTTTCTTCGCCGCAGTGCTTTGCGCGTCGTCCGCTTTGGCCTTTCTTTTCCGGCCGAAAGATGTGATTCTTTTGATCAAGCTCTGCTTGGCTTTGTTcccatccttcttctcgccctGGCCGAGGACCTTGTCTGGTGCTGCACCAGCACGTCTACGCAGCGCTTTACCGTAGATTTCACCAATGATGATGGCTCGCAATCTGATGCACACCTTTCTGCCGATCCACAATGCCTGTCCGGTCGAGAGTGCGTTCACGATGCCAGAAACGAACAGCAGGATAACGTATAACCAAGCTGCGTTCCGTGGAGTTGCGAGAGGATCCTCGATGTATTCCAAGATAACCTTGAGCAGTAGAGTTGGCACAAAAGTGGTCATAGCAGATATCGCTGCCCATGCGGCTTGGAGGACAAAGCTTCTTTTGAAGTATGCCAGAAGATGCCACGCCAGGATACTCGTTTTCTTGACTTGTCTATAATCCTTCAGAATTGCGGCGGCCTTGTCCTTGGGCATCAGATTCCAGACATCCTTCATCTCGTAGGTTTGCTTGTATCCGGTCCACACGATTGGATCAACCCAGCTGAAGGTTGCCAGCGCGAATACACTCGCGAGTGGTTCACGAGATGGCTGCAAGGATCCTTCGTACTCCAGTTCGACAGCTCGGTTTCCTTTGCGCGAAGTCAGGGAAATCAGCGCGAGGATCGTTGTCAGTGCAAAGTATGCACTCGTAAGTGCTTCCGCAGTCATGGATTGGAGATGAATGATTTGCGAACGGAACAACACAATCACACAAAACCACTGGATTCCGTAGAGAAAGAAGGTGTGGTACCAGAGACTCGGAAACGACCACTTCGACGTCGTGGAGAGGAGTAGACGGAGAGAGGCCAGGATTGCAATGTACGTCCACACCAGCACGCCCGCAAGCGCTGCGGCGTCTCCTTGACGACCCCATATCTGCAGAATCAGAGCTGCCACCTGTATACCCAGTACTCCCAGAACTGCGAGCTCTTCCACAATCGATATGACCAGTTCGCCACGAGGTCGGTCCAGCTCCACGACTGATGCTTTTGTCTTTGCCAGCTCCAATGCCATGTCTTCGTTCCGCTGCatctcatcctcttcttcatcggtAACGCCATCCTCGTCAGAGTCGTGGTACGTGCCATTGCCGTTGGCAGCATCCTGCTTGAGCAGACTGTATTCTCTTCCAGCTCTGCTCGAACTTTGTGTCGCTCGTGTGATCTGGTAGGCCAGGTAAAGTATTGACACGCCGCATGCTATTAGTGGGAGCAGCGTTTGGAGGTATTCGTGTTGGAAGCATCGGCTGAAGTCGTCCGACTGCCAGATCGGCCATCTGCAGTGACCAGCCATTGCGCGAAGTGGCTGATAGCGGCTCTCGTGTTCGTGATCCTCGATGAAGCGGTCAAGTATGCATACTGGAAAGGTCGCAGGATATAAACGAGCGACAAGACGGGCCGCCCAGGTGAGCACtagaggatgaggacggtTATCGAAGGCGACAGGTGTTGACGTAGAGTTTTGAGAAGGAAGTCAATCTCGTAATGTACTCTAGCTCGGTAGTAGCGTGCCATTCGGGCTGCCCCAGCCGCGCGCCGTTCGTCTTGGTCGATGCTTGTTATCCGAAGCGAGGACAACGCCGGCTCAATCGTTGTGTTTGGGCTGAACATGGCAACACGGATCACTTGACTATCTGTTGGTGCAGGATATCTTCTCAATGCACAAGGATCACGGCAGAATGCGACTCAGCGAGACAGGCATAGCTCTGCCCCGCCTCGCCTCAGCAGCTCATGCCTGTACAACCGGAATTGCCCAATCCTTCGCGCCCTAAATAAGCTGAGCGCAATCGGGAAGGTGGTCCACGCATGAACTACTATTCAGGACAACATCATCGAGGAGTCATAAGATGCAGAGGTCCCTCGCTTGACATGGGAGAAGGCATTTCCACTACACTCATCACATATGCGAGCACAACGTGACAATGCTCATTGTGAGCAAAAATGAGTCATGGATACTGTGAGATAAAGTGCCGCACCTCAAAGCCACACCGCGCAGCTTCTTGGGCACACCGCACATTGCCTGTAGCGGGGGATCACCGCGCATGGTCGAGTACAACATCTATCCTAGCGCAATCGTTTCGGCATCTCTCACCGTGGTGCCGCCACCGGTGTCCACGCCGAGTACTTGTTCTTGGTTCTATGGCACATGTCAGCATCTGTCAGAACCAACAGAAGAATCGTCGGCCTCACGTGTTGAAAGTCTTGAAAGCACTTCGTGATGCAGTCTGCATGGGCACATGCTTTGTCGGTTCCCATGGCCGTATGGAGCGCTGCAACAATTTGTCCTCTGCCGGCGACTTGTCCACCATGTACGACATCCATGCGTGCCTGTTGCGGTCAGTATCTACACTCCGGAAGATGATCTGAGCTTTTCACCATACCAGCCTGGCTCTATCTGTGAGCTAACATGTGGTCAGCCGAACAGTCCCATGCGCCTTTCCTGTATCATATCGACTCACGCATCAAACTCCTTGTCCTTGTAATCCACCCAGCGTGTTCGAACTGTCCTGTCTCAGCCGTGATCACAGCCTTTCGCTCTGCCTTGCTTACGCGGAAGCTCCTCTTCCAGATTTTCAAAGTACTTGTTGCCATAGCGGTCAATGCCGACTAAGGCTCCGCGTTTGGTATCACCTGCTTCCACTCAGTTCCTGCTCGTATATCACTTTCCCTGCGATGCAGATGTACCTTGGTACTATACATCGCGAGTCCGTGTCAGTGTTCGCCTGTCGGACGTCGGTCGGGCGGAGGTGTCGAACGTACATGAAGTTGGTGGCCATATTCCTACACAGAAGTCAGCTTTGTCTGTGAGGATGTCCATAGACAGCATACCTTGAGACCAATGCTACGCAAATTGCGGagcgttcgtagaagagTCGACATGTTTGCTAGGACGTCTTGCGACTCGCAATGGCAATCCCGTCTCGAAGATGAAGCCGACGGAGGTGTCGCTCATGTAGCGCTCGGACCAACTTTGGCAAAACTTATGGGACGACTCTCGAAATGAAGTCGCCCAACTCAACATCACTTCCTTCCCTTTCCAATATCAAATGCCAATTCGATGATCACAAGAAGGGCGTCTTCATGCCTGCGGCTGGTCAAGCAAAGCACATGCAAGCGGTCCTCTAATAGCCATGGCTTCAGCCAGAAACGATTCGCCAGCAGTGCATCTACTCCTGCAACAGCTTCGAGCACAACACCATCTGCAGCATCTCAAATCGGCCTCATAACGGGAGAGCTTGATAAGCTTTCGCCTCGCTTCGATGTTTCCGCCGACTCGATCGAGATCTTGAAGTCTCCTGCAGAGTTCTATCAAACGCTCAAGGTATGGCCGAGCGAGTGTACTAGTTCGTTCACCACTGATTGCCCTCAAAAGTAGACGAAGATCAGCAAAGCACAGAAGAGGATCTACCTTTCAACGCTGTACATTGGGAAGAGTGAACATGAGCTGGTGTGTATCAATCTTGTGAGCAGAAGTTGGACAGTGCTAACGAATGCCAGATCGACACCATTCGCGCTGCACTCAAAGCGAATCCGAACCTGAAAGTCTCGCTTCTAACAGACTATCTGAGAGGAACCCGCGAGGCTCCAAATCCGTCATGTGCAAGTTTGCTTGCTTCCCTGGTGTCCGACTTCGGACCGGATCGAGTTGATGTCCGGATGTACCACACCCCGAACCTGACCGGCACTCGCAAGGCGATTCTTCCGAAGAGAATCAACGAAGGCTGGGGTTTACAACACATGAAGCTCTATGGTATCGATGATGAGATCATCATGTCTGGGGCAAATCTGTCGGATGACTACTTCACGAACCGTCAAGATCGATACCACGTGTTCAAGTCCGCGGAGATCACAGAGTATTTTTCGAAACTGTATCGTACGGTGGCCAGCCTAAGCTATCGGGTGAGTCCTTCAAACACGGATGCCAGCGGCTTCACGATGGAATGGCCGGACGACAATGTGCAGCCAGCTCCTCTATCCGATCCGAAAGGATACATCAAAGCCGCAACTCAAGCTCTGGAGCCGCTCGCAAGACCAAGTTCTAAGTCTACAGCGAGCCACTCCGAATCAGACACTCATGTCTACCCACTTCTTCAACTCACGCCTTTACTCAAACCCGACACGTCCACTGAACTCCCGGCATTGACAGGTCTGCTCCGTCGTCTCGGCACTCCTGAATTCGCCGGCTCACAATGGACGTTCACTGCAGGGTACTTCAACATGACGCCAGAGACCCGacaacttctcctccaatCAAAACCTTCGTCAGCCACTGTCGTTGCGGCTTCCCCGTGGGCCAACGGATTCTATGGCAGTAGAGGCATCAGCGGCATGCTTCCAGCCGCATATACCCTCCTGTCCCGTCGATTCTTAGACGCAGTGTCAAAAGAAGGACTCAGCCAGCAAATCTCCGTCAAAGAATGGCGCAAAGGTACAGTCAACACTCCAGGTGGCTGGACCTACCACGCGAAGGGCATTTGGGTGACATTACCCGGCGAGCAAAACCCTAGCGTCAGTCTGATCGGCAGCTCGAACTACACGAAGAGGAGTTACTCTCTGGACTTGGAGGCCAACACGCTCATTGTCACGCGTAACACGGATCTGCAAAAGAGGCTGGGAGATGAGGAGCGGTGGCTGCAGGAATATGCTACGCCGATGACCCGTGACGACTATGCGAAGACGGAACGGAGAGTAGGGCTGAAGGTGCGGTTGGCGATGTGGATTGTCACG
This genomic interval from Zymoseptoria tritici IPO323 chromosome 8, whole genome shotgun sequence contains the following:
- a CDS encoding bile acid-transporting ATPase (ABC transporter, ABC-C family, MRP type.. TC3.A.1.208.These transporters mainly transport conjugated compounds and can be involved in metal resistance. Gene located next to another MRP-type ABC transporter and in area with genes implicated in protein translation initiation/ elongation/ degradation and nuclear protein export.. ...), producing MAGHCRWPIWQSDDFSRCFQHEYLQTLLPLIACGVSILYLAYQITRATQSSSRAGREYSLLKQDAANGNGTYHDSDEDGVTDEEEDEMQRNEDMALELAKTKASVVELDRPRGELVISIVEELAVLGVLGIQVAALILQIWGRQGDAAALAGVLVWTYIAILASLRLLLSTTSKWSFPSLWYHTFFLYGIQWFCVIVLFRSQIIHLQSMTAEALTSAYFALTTILALISLTSRKGNRAVELEYEGSLQPSREPLASVFALATFSWVDPIVWTGYKQTYEMKDVWNLMPKDKAAAILKDYRQVKKTSILAWHLLAYFKRSFVLQAAWAAISAMTTFVPTLLLKVILEYIEDPLATPRNAAWLYVILLFVSGIVNALSTGQALWIGRKVCIRLRAIIIGEIYGKALRRRAGAAPDKVLGQGEKKDGNKAKQSLIKRITSFGRKRKAKADDAQSTAAKKTDPVDESQVTSGAIINLMAVDSFKVAEISSYLHFLWAETPVQFGLAVGLLYLFLGTSSLVGIGMMALLFPVNMYIAKQFTSVQKKILAATDARIHVTNEVLTNVRIIKYFAWEQRFLASVDEKRVVEMRHLRNRFIVWSAAATIWSGAPILITFFTFMFYTLVEKKALVPSIAFTALSLFSLLRIPLDQLADMVAHVQESKVSVDRIEEYLNEPETDKYIQLQSHERDENGEPLIGFERGTFSWGGKDDDDFKMIDLDMNFTVGQLNVIVGPTGSGKTSMLMALLGEMKLLAGQVHLPGGRSREDLKRDPNTGLTESVAYCAQQPWLVNGTVKDNIVFASKWDARRYKDVIVACSLQRDLEILDSGDQTLVGEKGVTLSGGQKQRISLARALYCDARHVLMDDVLSAVDSHTAKWIFDKALMGPLMYNRTCILVTHNAVLALPHAKFAVVLDNGRVTAQGSASEVVGSGKLAEDISKFASAPPSRPASALPSRVPSDLAHDEDEIDSEPNGTANSNMSRRNTETNGTPFGDPLTSAISKDIPGMNKAVDSETKAVGAVKLSIILMYLRYMGGAFYWIVAALCFALQQVSQVATNVWIRQWANSYTGTESALSTAGIHTSPVTHVRGGISSSYNCLRTGSCNWNIPFWTKQAEDLSSFKVVNSDVNVRYYLGVYAALGLGYMLVTLLREGVLFAGSLMASKRIHRQLMTRVTHAKFRFFDSTPLGQIMNRFSKDIEALDQEVAPVAVGVVHCLFSVLTIVILISVITPAFLIAAVFITAIYIVIGKVYINASRDLKRLESVQRSPLYQQFGETLSGMTTIRAYGDERRFIRDNLNQVNTHSRPFIFLWASNRWLSFRVDFVGALVAFITGAFVISSVGKIDAGAAGLALTYAVTFTENVLWFVRLYAVNEQNMNSVERVKEYLDVDQEADSIVEDNRPEPNWPSKGSVEFIDYSTRYRSDFDFVLKNISFKILPGEKVGVVGRTGAGKSSLALALFRALEAEKGKILIDDVDIGGIGLQDLRENIVMVPQDPTLFTGTIRSNLDPFGLFTDEEIFTALRGVQLVGNATSTAPSRAASPPRTPITPTHKPSPTKAATSTLENKNIFRNLSSPVAESGSNLSQGQRQLLCLARAMLKAPKVLLMDEATASIDYATDSKIQETIREIKNTTITIAHRLQTIIDYDKVLVLDKGEVVEYGDPFDLVSRQDGVFHGMCEMTGDLDVLVKDAKKAHDGRKLVDDS